The following coding sequences lie in one Arabidopsis thaliana chromosome 3, partial sequence genomic window:
- a CDS encoding non-LTR retroelement reverse transcriptase (FUNCTIONS IN: molecular_function unknown; INVOLVED IN: biological_process unknown; LOCATED IN: endomembrane system; BEST Arabidopsis thaliana protein match is: Ribonuclease H-like superfamily protein (TAIR:AT3G25270.1); Has 95 Blast hits to 95 proteins in 5 species: Archae - 0; Bacteria - 0; Metazoa - 0; Fungi - 0; Plants - 95; Viruses - 0; Other Eukaryotes - 0 (source: NCBI BLink).), with amino-acid sequence MLLKILVKLIILDSSCSFLERFKLIIDCYTNKDIPDIDRQLPIWMLWRIWKSRNLSVYQHKSSTWREDFIKTVNDATEWALVWTIDSTTNIQTRQVQSRTHHSAWTRPKEDFVKCNFDCKFSKNNNVSQAGRSKGQHCSMSMEAELQALVMAMQHVWSKGYKKVIFEGDNLRLSSFLRKIKPTSKFTTGSEKIIIRKKGLAMLNSIGQEEKTTK; translated from the exons atgcttttaaaaatccttgtaaaattgATTATCTTGGATTCATCTTGCTCATTTCTAGAACGGTTTAAATTGATTATCGACTGCTACACCAACAAGGACATCCCAGATATTGATCGACAGCTACCCATTTGGATGTTATGGAGAATCTGGAAAAGCAGGAATTTATCAGTCTATCAACATAAAAGCAGTACTTGGCGAGAGGATTTTATTAAGACTGTTAATGATGCAACTGAATGGGCTTTAGTCTGGACTATCGACTCAACTACTAACATTCAAACAAGACAAGTGCAATCAAGAACACATCATTCAGCTTGGACCAGACCGAAAGAGGACTTCGTAAAATGCAACTTCGATTGcaagttttcaaaaaacaacaatgtctCTCAAGCAG GGCGTAGTAAAGGGCAACATTGTTCGATGTCTATGGAAGCAGAACTTCAAGCTTTGGTAATGGCGATGCAACACGTGTGGAGTAAAGGTTATAAAAAGGTCATCTTTGAAGGAGATAATTTGAGGTTATCAAGCTTCTTACGGAAGATCAAACCAACTTCAAAGTTCACAACTGGATCAGAGAAgataattattagaaaaaaaggGTTAGCTATGTTGAATTCAATTGGACaggaagagaaaacaacaaagtGA